DNA sequence from the Oreochromis niloticus isolate F11D_XX linkage group LG8, O_niloticus_UMD_NMBU, whole genome shotgun sequence genome:
TCTGCACAGAAATCATCAGTCGAATAGCAACAACAAGCAACAAAAAGTAGGCGGCAACAAAATGGAACAGAGGTAaagattacttttattttgataattCCTCCTGCAATCAAGCAATTTTCTGCGCTTAATATTCAAATAGGCATTAACATTGCATGCACACAACATTGTAAACTTGCACTTGTgtaaaccccaacaatcactaTCAGCTTCATCTGTATTACAGTGATCTAATGACTGAGGCATGATGGCAGTAAATAAATATCTTctcttattttttgtgttttctcttaacatgcaaacacactcacacatatgcACATTCAGCAGAAACAGTACATTCTATTCTCTCATAAGTTAATTCATATTGAAGATGTACTTTAACCAAGTCGGTTTCAAAATTAAGgccttaaaacattttaaaaaatggctgGGAACAGATACTATCAGACACGAGCTCAACATCAGTGTGACAACATCTTAGACGATAAATAAGTGGTATTTACGAAGAATTTAAAAACCAAGTCTTTGTAAGAAAAAGGTTCAGGGCATAATATGTTGGACAGTGTTAATATCATTCTGCAACTTCAGCATAATTAGCTGGGTAAAAACCCTCTTTCCCGCCGCTCAGCACTCCTCGGCACCAGCCTTGGTCGTCCTCTTCCTCTACCTTCAGGAATACCTCACCTGGCatcaaacagaacaaaactcaGTTCAGTTATGGACATACAGCATGGTGAAATTAATGGTAATTAAGGCAAAAATTCAACTGTTGTTGTAAAGACATATTTCAAAAGGAGATTGGAGTCATATATATAAAAGAATATTAGAGTTTGGACATCTTGCTATTACACGGCACTAAAATAGACAAGTGTGGAAGTGTGCAGGGAATAAAAACATATCTGTTTAGGTTTCATGTTGGCTTAATTGACAGTAACAGTTGTTTTTTGCTCCATGTGTCATCCTGCGGTTCAGATATGGGTTTCCTGGCAACCTTGCAAATGTTGTCTTGTGTTTTTCTGCGGTTAAGATTTCGGCACCCTAGGGCAGTGGTTCCTAACCTTTTTCTGGTAAGCCACATGCACACAGTCTACTAATTTCATGATCCACATTGCACGCTTTTTTGGTGTATCATTCAagtgataataaaaaaaagatccaaGTTGAATTTAGTGAAATAATGATCAGCATAACAGCATTAACAAgctcttgtttgtttacatttttatgcacAAATCATATTCATTCAGCTTAATTTTACTCCATACTTTTCCCGTGGTCATTTACaagttattaaaataaaactacagcAGCATAAACCATAAAATATCACATTAGTAATTCCACGCAGTGTTTACCAGCCTGTCTATCATCATTTTAGAAGGACTGATTACAATTCTGTCCTCCCACGCGTATTTATGTTGATGTGGCggttgtaatttggcataaacatcTTGTCTTTACACCGAGAATAAAATGGAGTTGTTGCGTCACACTGTATGTGTCACCTGCTTTAAAGGACAGCTCATCACCCTCCTCTCCCACGTAGTCGTACAAAGCTCGCACCTTCACACCCCCAATCATCACACTAGGAGGAGAGGAAAAGTAAAAACGATGAATATGAATCAGGTGGAAAAATGTATTGTCAACCTCTGGATCATTATTATTCATTCATTAGTCagacatgtgaaaaagaaagttttcacaggactgcatagaGTGAATAACTAACTATACCCTATGATGCAGCAGCTTGTAGAACTACCTTTAGCGGTAATAACTtaaagtaatcattttctgtgtgACTCTCACATTATTGCAGAGGAATTTTGACTAAATCTTTTTTACAACCTTGCTTCATCTCATTGAGGTTTGAGAGCATTTAGCTGGTCCCCTGAACCACGTTCGCCACGGTGCACCACGGGGCgaccgtggttcagggggttgggaagctcatcttgtaaccggaaggttgctggttcgatcccccagctctgtctgtctttgtcattgagtccttgggcaagacacttcacctaccgcctactggtgatggctagAGGGGctgatggcgcgatatggcagcctcgcttctgttggtctgccccagggcagctgtggctacaactgtagcttgcctccaccagtgtgagagtgaatgaatagcagaattgtaaagcgcttcgagggtctcgaaaagcgctatataaatgcaatccattattattatttatatccAGCTCCTGTAAAGATCTGCCACTGCCACAGCACTGTATAAAAGTGCACACACCACTTGGGGTAACTTACGGTCggctttcctttcctttttggtCCCTCTTCTTTCGCTTGAGCTTTTTTACTGGTGGGACCCATTCCTGATGTAACACGAAAAAGAAGATATAGGTTAACATGTAGCTCCTtgacaaaaactataaaaaagagctgcaaaaacacaatttatgaCTCTGAATTCAAAACACCTTGGATACTATTATTTATGATGATTAAAATCTGCTGCAATCACTCTGCTTaaaaaaatgcagacacagtgtgacagcaaacgcAGGTCTTTAAATAGACATTTGAGGCCAGCTCCCAAGCCACACACAGttgcattttaaaattctcaaaTTTACAGTAGTAATTAACATGTTTACCACCTAGTATACAAATTGTTTTTATCAGCTAATTTTCCCTTTAATTGTTGAGatgatgtttttaaaagaagGCTTAAAGTTGTGCATTATTAGCGGTGAAAGTTAGTGGTAACTAGGACGCTAACTGTCTGCTAGGCTTCATCTCACTGAACTGGACTGCTCTGCTATTTTCGTGGGGTTTTCACTTTAATTTAATTATCTGACAAATAGTATTGCTCTGGCATCTACAACAGGTTTGCCCTCAAGTTTTGGTGAGTaaagttattttatttgtattttagcGCTAACATACCGTGTCTGTGATTCAGCTAAACTAGGTAGCATTAGCTGATAGCTTAGTACTCTTGCTATTAAGCTAAATATAAGGCCTTTCTAATATAAAAAACTGCAACAGCCAAAACGTTTCATAAGTGGATATTTATTGTGGATACATCACATTTTTAGGTATGTCTATaagaaaaacacttaaggtTATGAATCTtgtttatatgtatatgtatacaaaATATCTACACAAACTCAATAGACTCAATTAGTATACAGTGTTTAAGTCGCACATAGAATAATACAGCTGTTTACATGTCTGTGTACCTCAATCTTTGGCCAGTCGGTGGGCATGCCTGGACCGTGATTGTTCTTCCACCATTTGAGATCATCTTGCTCATCGATGGCCATTAAAGTTTGGTGGAGCTCACTGTAAACTGCCTTGACACTGGCACAAAGATGAAGAGACAGTCAACGATACCTCTTGTGCTAACAAGTAATTTGTACACATAAGCATTCAAGTGGTCGCTCACCTCTCATTGTTGGTGACATCCAAGTGTCTATGGATGGACAGGAAGACTTGCTTGAGAAAGCTgatcctcttcctctcctcctcctgcgaCTGTTCAAAAATGGCTTCCATCTCCTCCATATAGCGAGGTGTGTAGGTCGACACGTCCTCCAGGATTTTCTCATATTTATCTCTAGCCTGCAGGCAGAAACAGTTCCATGATGTAAAGTTGAGTACCCTCCCCAGGAAGAACCTCCGCTGTGTGGCTTTAACAGAGAATCTAATACGTATAAATCATCTGATGCTCTCTGCTGTTCCCATGCTGTGCTCCATAAACACTGAGCAGAGTAACAATAACACATCTCCATAGAAGGGAAATGCTTGgaacaaaaactgaaggctGGGGCTCGTGTTTAGAATTTTTCAACTGAGTAAATATCAGCAGATATGAGTCGTGAATAGGAAATGGTGGAAATTAGAAGTGTTGTCAATGCGTCCCAAATTAAACATGCATGACTGAGTGAAATGTTGCAGTGATTAAACATCTCTCCTTACCATTTCCTTCTCCTCCGTGGCCTTCTCTCTGGCCTCAGTCATCTTCTGCTTTTTCTCTTGGCTCATTTCAGAGTTTTCGTTTGCttgcttttctttctccagAGCTGCTTGCTCCCTCTGACAGGCCTTGTGGTATGCAACTCGAACCTTCTCCAGCTGTTGAATATATATTTGcatgtaaatattatttatttgatgGAAAACAGATTTAGTAAATACACAGTTTTTAGCcagattctttctttcttcttcagtttttgcTGAGAGTTAGATAAAAAGGTTGATGCCACTTACATCTATCATTTAAGtacaaagcttttgccaggatTAGTTTGTCTTTGTACTGGAACTAAACTGGGCTTAACTACTGTTGATCTgctaaaaagtaaataataagGTCTATCCACTATAGCTAGTTAGTtgcattatattatttttatatacaggAAAGTCAGATAAGTCAATACTCAGGTTTCACCAGGAAATAGTCTGTGTCCAAAAGGTTTTGGAGACTCTTTGTTGTTGTATACCTGTCTGCCTTATAtgacagagctgctgtgaaatTTGAATTCTCTGCTGTGAAATTCAAGGGTCAGAATTTgaataacataaaacataaataacataaaagcatggatccatctcTTATCAACAGTTCAAGCTGCAGGTGGTGTAATGATGAGGGGGGATATTTTCTCATGTCTTTTTGTTCCTCTTATGCCATTTGAGCGATGTTCAAACACCGCAGCCTACCTGAATAATGTTAGTGACTATGTTCATCTCTTTATAACCACAACATTGTCATCTGGTTTCATGAACATAAGAATGTGTTCACTGTACTCAGATGGCCTCCACAGGCACCcaatctcaatccaatagagcacctttgtgaTGTGATTGAATGGGCATCATGGATGTGTAGCCCAAAAATCTGCAGCCACTGCcttgatgctatcatgtcaatgtggaccaaaatctctgaggaatgtgaGTCAGTGAGTACATATTAACATTCTGCTACAACAAAGCTACAGCTACAGATTTGTTGATGAGCTGATGATAAGATTGATCTATTTCATGTCTTTTTAATTTCATCACAGGAGCTATCATTGCTTCATCACTTGAATCCTTAGCTAGTATCACCGGAAAGCTGTAAAAATCTTGTCATTAAAAACTAAATTGCAGATATCGGATCGGTTTTTaaaaggggggtggggggtagcAACAAGAGAGTTGAGTGATGACAGAGACAAAGGGCTCAGGTTGAATACAAACCCAGGACTCTGTAATTGACTTGCAGCACACCTGCTCAGCCTAAGAAGCTGACCTAGCACACACTTGTTGTTTAGACTGGTCAGAACGACATCATAGATATCCTGATAGATAGCTCTGATTAGTCATGTAATTATGACTAGTCAAAGTGGTATGTTGCTATTTATAATGTTAATTTCAATCAGACTtactaaataaatattaaaacgATATGTCATAGTGTTTATTCAAATGGTTATTAACATAATAACCAATCATAGCAGAGCAACCCTCTAGCTGAGCCGATCTACGACCAGCcctctcatttctttaaataaaacatatagCTACCACCAGCAGCTAGTCAGCAGCTTTGGTCTAACATCTGACATGGAGTTCCTTATAAAAACACATCATCAACAAATGTGGTATTATGTGTTCCATTTATTTCTTATCAGGGGGGAGGGCCATGGAGCCTATCCTCGCTATTACTGGGTAGCCTGGACAGGTTTCCAGTCCATCACATGGAGCTGAGAGCTAGACAACCATTTATGCTTAAATGTATGGTTACAGCCAATTTAGGATCACTAATAAACCTGTCTTTGGACTTTCGGAGGAACCCAAAGTACCTGCAGAGAACCCGTGCAAGCACAGCGAGAACATACAAGATGCAGCCGGCTGCCAGATTTGGACCTAAACCTCTTGCTGTAATATTTTCCCAGCAAACATAGTCCCTTGGGGCCTGTGTGGGACAAGTGTGGGTTTGCTGGACAGGGCGTACACTGGCATGTTTGCTGGGTTACTACCTTGAAATGAagtcaaatctctgtttttctttttgtctgctAAGTGAAGCTAACAGGCTGCtaggaaaaagaaacatttcaggTCTTCTTGGGCAGTCTTCATCTGCATGTGTCTGATATATCTTATGTTTATCTCTTAGTTATATCTTTCATTTGCTGAATAAGAAAATGATATTGCCAAACGCTAGGAGGACCTTCAGCCTGTTTGGTATTGCTAGTCCATCATTATAAGTTCACAGTGGTGGATGTATGTGTGCTGCACCTTCATAAGCTTCTTGGACCAGGGTTTCTGTGCACGTGAAAAACTTGTGTTGGTGTCGTAGCTCTCCCTGAACCCGCAGAAGATTTTCTTTGGAAAGGTCTCCTTTTGCCAGGTCTTCACCCGGACTCCCTCCTCTGAAGTTAGCGACTGGGAAATGGAAGAATGGAGCGCGGACAAACGCTCAGTGGAGGTGAAGAAACACTGCCATGCTCTCATGAGGGAGCCATAAAGTGGCCCTGgggaagcaggaaaaaaatagaGGGCATGAGGAATGAAACAACACAGGGTGCAGTGGTGAGTCATGGTACTAATAAAGAAATAATGACCTTAATTTTTACACTGAAATTTCAGGCAAGCACAGATGCGCtcataaaatgaaaatcagTACTAATTTTAACTTTGTGAGAACAGTGATGGTGAGAAAAGACCTGGGAGTGTCTTTTTTCAAGCCAACATAGTTACTTACGAGAATCCACTATGGACTTCCACTTGCTGCTCCACTGGCTGAGCTGCTGGGCGTACTGTTTTTCTACCTTTGCTCTCTCCATGAAGCAGGCCACTATGTCGTTGCATGCCTGGAAGGACCGTTCAGTTCGATGCACTGTGCGTACATAATTCCCTGGCTGGTAGGAAAGCAGGAAAGATGTTGATTATATgtgaaaataacaatttctgcaAGTAGACACACCTACTCTTTTAGCTTAACAACGCTGGTTGTCTAAGATTTGACCATAAATATAATCCTCACCATCCAGAAACTCTGTTTCCTGGCATCCTCGGCAGGCTCTTTGGGAAGGGTTGCCATTATTGGGAGCACGTCTGTCTCATAAAGCAAAAGATTTGTTATAGAAGATAGTTGCTAGACTGGTTTGGATACATAGCAGGCAGAGAAAGAGAGTTTTTATTGGCAGGCAGATGACATTGATTATCATTGCAACAGGTTGGACGTCTGCACTGTGTGATGTGTACAGTTTCCTAGTAAACAAAACCGCTCCCCCTGTAGGCAAGTACATctgacagaaacaaaaacaaaaactggcaAAGCTTTGTGGTTGTGAGTGTGTTTTGCTTATGTCATTGTCATCACAACTTGCACAGTTTTGTGTAATTTGCACTGTACAATGCCCAGATAACCCATACTCGGAGTCTTCCTGCACTATTAAGGGGAGTGCCGTTCCAGTGGCAGACTGGAATTCACAGGGGTGGGGATCTGCCAGCAGGAATAGAACAGCTGCTCTAACATTCTTCCTGTTGCCTTCCCAAAATAAACAGCGCAGAAAGGTCATCTTTCCCATTTGCTCTGACTAATACAGGCCCTGTTAGTACCAACAGTCTCCCACTCTGACTCTTGTTGCCATTCAGTTCAGAGATCATGTCTGCAAGAGTGCAGGGGCAGATTTCTGATCTGGCAACAAAAAgtgtgattttaatgaaataaagTGTGCACATAGCAGCCATATTTGCACCGCATGTTATGTATGACCCATTGGGcagacagaagaagagaaactGAACAGAAGAAGGCAGATGTATCCACAAATTTGTCGAGGACGGCCACAATCTGGCTTCTGTCTGTCTGGGTAGCGCGTTGACACATGGCTGGCTGAGTAATATAAAAGTGACTAACCACACCTCATCACAAGACTCAGCATGACTGAGAGTCAGACTCATAGCTTCTTTTCTGTAGATAGCTGGTATCCGTACTTGTATTATCTTGTTTAGACTTAATTTTTCTCACTTTCTATGAGCTCCtacaaggttaaaaaaaagagtccCCCCAGGCGCAACCTAGACTTGCTTTATCTTGACTCTACTGTTCATGCAGAGGAAAGGAAGAGAAGCAACAAGCGAACAAATGTGAACAAGTTTTAAATAGTTTGTCAGACATATGCATTCAAGTATTTTAACTCTTAAAAACTCCATTCGCGAAGCCAAGAAAGCATTAAAAGTGACAGCAGAGCACTCATGCCAGGGAGCAACCAGCACTTACATTTCTCTCTGAATCACCAGTGATTACTCAAGTGACCACTTGTTACTGTAGTTCAAGGGCTGCTGAGGAGTTCTCTCCATGACTATCTCCCCCTCTCCCAGTGTGCCTCTCCTCCTCTAACACatgctcctctccctctctcactgaCCCAATTTTCCCTTGGCATTTAAAGTTACACACACACGTTGTTGATCGCAAAGTGGGTGTGAAACACCGAGACAGTTCAAGCCAGtaggaagagaaaaagaagttaAACAAATCAGAACATTTGCATGGTAGCTGATTCTATGCTAAACAGCTTCAGGGCAAACAAATGAGGAGGACGAAACTTACCTTTCTCGCTCTCCTACCCGTAAGCTGTGCTTCTAGTTTGCAGTCATGCTACGACAAACtattcttcctctttctcttctgATCCTTTACTTTAACCCCATCCTTTTTTGGCTTGTTTAGCTCTTCTCCCCCTCTGTGACTATCCCCGTctcactttctttccactctgtTATTAGAAAAACAGCTGGAAGAAACCCCCCTCCTTCTTTCTGCCCTGCCTGgccctccctctgtctctctcaatATGGTGCTAATGAGATGCTGAACCCTCATTTTGACTGTTCACTGGTCACAGAATCATGTCAGTGTGGCACACAGTCATGTGAGCTTATTAGTGAGAGTGTGACAGCAGGAGGGGGGCGAGGCAGAGGGGGGCTCCCGTGAACTGCCACATTAGCCCTATGCTCCACTGTGACCTGCCATTCTCTCTGGTTGGGCCTAGAAAGAGAGTACAGCATGCAGCATGTTCACCTACTCACTGTTTATTCTGCCCTGTACTCTGCTGGATGCGAGCCAGGAGTGAAAGGAGAGCACCAGTGTCATCCGGACTTACACTCTATTTACTGCTGTCTCTAGCTGGTCTCATTGATTTGCCGAGGCTTGCTGGAAACAGTGGAAACTGTTGTGAACACAACATTGGCATGTTACATTTTCAAACACAGCTAAGTTTTGGCAGTTTTAAATAAGTTATAAAGCAACATTGTGATTGATTTGGAGCATATGGTATTCCAGATATTGTTATTCCAGTGTtcactttgttcttttttagCTCTGTTTGGTTGGTTTGGGAAATTTCTGTCTCTTTAACTCCTTGCCATTAATATTGCCTGTATGCTTTTTGGTGCACAGAAGGTAGTGGACTGTACAAAAGATGCCTTTTGTGCcttatgtacactgatgcatgCTCTGTTCTGTGCTGGGGTCTTCCTCATGCTGCTGCAGAGGAGATGCACATTGGAAGGCAGGAGGAGGTCTCAGAACAGATCCATGACATCAAATATAAATTGCTGCAGATGGAAATAACCACTGTAACAATAGCAACTGTTGTCGCGCTGCAAAGAGGGGTTTGAATCTAAGCCTTTCTGTGTGCATATGCTTGCATGTTCTCCATGCAGATGTATGGGTTCACTGCACAGTCGAAAGACATGTTAGGGTAAATCATGATTCCACATTGACCACAGTAGTGAATGGTcatctgtctctatgtgtttgCCCTGTGATAGAATTGTGACCGGTCCAGAGTGTACCACATTTCTCACTCCATGACAGCCGTGCTGGGCTCCAACCCCCCTCCAACCATAAGGATAAGAAGATGgatgaaagaaaataacagcATTCTTTTAACTGTAAGGCTCTTTGCTAAAATTATTCTATTCTGACAACTTAACTAAACTAGCAAGTAAAGTCACAGTATGTCCTGACAGAGATTAATGAGGTATAATGAAAATATCTAAGCCTCCTGCTACATTTGGATCGCTCTGTGGAAttccagtttttatcatttgCATTTCCACATTTGGGATGCATCCTatttttcaaacaaacaaaacagcatcacttcagttttgttttggggaAGAGGACAACACTGTATGAATTCAAGTTTGTTTTGGGGGGCATAGTTGTGTAGACATGGCCGAAAGCCTCCTGCCTTCTCCATGTAAATTGAGTTGATGCACAATGGTGTACAAAGGTTTTTCTTGGAAGTTTGCAAGACATTACAGCAGGACACAGTGTTGAcagttgaaaaacaaaaagcaagcaagcaaacaaaaacaatgagcTCACTCCCGGTCATGCTGACCTGATCTGCCTCCTTCAGGCATGCACACTGTGCTTTCTTTTTACACTGACAACTGCTGTTTGCTCTCTAGGTTGTAGTCAGAGACCCATCTGTTATCAGCATCACCCGTGACATACAAGTCAGTCTGACACAGAATTGGAACACGGCTTTCTGGACAGTTTTGAAATCCACGGTGAAAGCACAGATATGCACGTGTACATGGTTAGAACGGGACTTCCATTAAAGtctttttgagaaaaaaatccaGGAACTTTTTCATGATATCTTGTCATGAAAAAGTTCTTTCCAAGGGATATAAGTAACATTTAGGGGTCAATGTGTCCAAATTGCGAAAGCGTTAGTTTTCTCACTTGGTAGATGTCTCTAGTAATAGAGTTTGTGACTTTGTGTGTCCTGGTTTCTGAGTAAGCGTCTAAGATTTCTGCTGCATCCTCGGGACAATGCAAGCCAAGCGAATAGTAATTGTGCTCATAGTAatggaaaattacattttaatatttaaagacCATTATATATTTTCCAAATCACAGACCTGACTTGCTACTTACTATTACTTTTCAGACCTTGGAGAAacagtttaaattaaaatagaGATTGGTGATAAATTCAATAAACAATCCTGTTATTCAAGTGAAAAAAGAACAAGTGCAAAGAACATTTAACCCCAACTGAAAAGCTATTTGAGACTTAAACCATTATGTTTTGTGGGACAGCAACACCAACACAACgcaacaaagaagaaaatatctTTAGGAAGAACAGAAACAGTGTTCTACATGCTCTAAGTACAAGTTTAAAGACTTGTTTCACCAGTCAGATTGCTCAGTTATCTGATGGTTACTCTTTTAATTTGTACCAGATATGCAGTCCTTATGCAAAATGAACTTGAAGATATCAGTAAAGAAAAGTAACTTTGAAAAACCCTTATTAAAACTACACATGTTGTGAGTAAGTGGTAGCCTCCGGGACTGAAACATGAAGCCAACAAGGAGCTGTCAGAAACTGTACTTCCTTGATGGGCTATTTGAAGCTGTCTCTAAAACTGAATCAGTTTTAATAGGTATCCATATTAAAATCTACATTAGAATAAAGCATATTTACAGCCTGGTACAAAAATAGCTT
Encoded proteins:
- the LOC100694300 gene encoding protein kinase C and casein kinase substrate in neurons protein 2; protein product: MATLPKEPAEDARKQSFWMPGNYVRTVHRTERSFQACNDIVACFMERAKVEKQYAQQLSQWSSKWKSIVDSRPLYGSLMRAWQCFFTSTERLSALHSSISQSLTSEEGVRVKTWQKETFPKKIFCGFRESYDTNTSFSRAQKPWSKKLMKLEKVRVAYHKACQREQAALEKEKQANENSEMSQEKKQKMTEAREKATEEKEMARDKYEKILEDVSTYTPRYMEEMEAIFEQSQEEERKRISFLKQVFLSIHRHLDVTNNESVKAVYSELHQTLMAIDEQDDLKWWKNNHGPGMPTDWPKIEEWVPPVKKLKRKKRDQKGKESRPVMIGGVKVRALYDYVGEEGDELSFKAGEVFLKVEEEDDQGWCRGVLSGGKEGFYPANYAEVAE